From one Geoalkalibacter halelectricus genomic stretch:
- a CDS encoding outer membrane protein assembly factor BamD: MRKKIILPATLLLLSLGVLACAPKQPAAPRTAEQYLREGEDFFERRLYDRAIESWQKVRDSYYSPELNVIAELKIAEAYFLAERYVEAATAYEDFLRQHPDHARTPDVLYHLGLSYYRQMLSIDRDQTATQNALATFELLTTKYPNDPRREEVGFLMQRCRDHLAASELYVGRFYFRTGQYEAAVRRLERLFVKYPNFFERDEAYFYLGRAYLEANQREQAVDTFNTLFREFPQSQFVPRAQRIIARTY, translated from the coding sequence ATGCGAAAGAAAATCATTCTGCCGGCCACGCTGCTGCTCCTCTCCTTGGGCGTCCTGGCCTGCGCCCCCAAGCAGCCGGCAGCTCCCCGCACCGCCGAGCAATACCTCCGGGAGGGCGAGGATTTTTTCGAGCGCCGGCTCTATGACCGCGCCATTGAATCCTGGCAGAAGGTCAGGGACAGCTATTATTCGCCCGAACTCAACGTCATCGCCGAACTTAAGATCGCCGAGGCTTATTTTCTGGCCGAGCGCTATGTCGAGGCGGCCACGGCTTACGAGGATTTTCTTCGCCAGCATCCCGATCACGCCCGCACCCCTGACGTGCTCTACCATCTGGGGCTCTCCTACTACCGCCAAATGCTCAGCATCGATCGCGACCAGACCGCCACGCAAAACGCCCTGGCCACCTTTGAGTTGCTGACCACCAAATACCCCAACGACCCGCGCCGCGAAGAGGTTGGCTTTCTCATGCAGCGCTGCCGCGACCACCTCGCCGCCAGTGAACTCTACGTTGGGCGCTTCTACTTTCGCACCGGTCAATACGAAGCCGCCGTTCGCCGCCTCGAACGCCTGTTTGTCAAATATCCCAACTTCTTCGAACGCGACGAAGCTTATTTCTACCTCGGCCGTGCCTATCTCGAAGCCAACCAGCGCGAACAGGCCGTGGACACCTTCAACACCCTGTTCCGCGAATTCCCGCAGAGCCAGTTCGTCCCCCGCGCCCAGCGGATCATCGCCCGCACCTACTAA
- the rpoH gene encoding RNA polymerase sigma factor RpoH — MSASYLPAVHDGLDHYMQQINRFDVLSRQQEYELAMRFRRRGDIEAAHRLICANLRFVVKIANEYRGYGLKLLDLIQEGNIGLMLAVKKFDPERGIRLISYAVWWIRAYIHNYIIRTWSLVKIGTTQAQKRLFFKLSQTRALLSNQEIEPESSQIAETLAVSDEEVEQMALRMSARDASLNVELSEGSDYSLLDTLADERSNQEEQLVEKQQSRALSTQVRSALKILNPRERRIIHQRVLSDSPRTLQEIADDYGISRERVRQVEQNAMRKMREHLEPTLAAGES; from the coding sequence ATGAGCGCCTCCTACTTGCCGGCCGTCCACGATGGCCTTGACCACTACATGCAGCAGATCAACCGCTTCGACGTCCTCTCCCGCCAGCAGGAGTACGAACTGGCCATGCGCTTTCGCCGGCGCGGCGACATCGAGGCGGCCCATCGCTTGATATGCGCCAACCTGCGCTTTGTCGTCAAAATCGCCAACGAGTATCGCGGCTACGGCCTCAAACTGCTCGACCTGATCCAGGAAGGCAATATCGGCCTGATGCTGGCGGTCAAGAAATTCGACCCCGAGCGCGGCATTCGGCTGATCTCCTATGCCGTCTGGTGGATCCGCGCCTATATCCACAACTACATCATTCGCACCTGGTCGCTGGTCAAGATCGGCACCACCCAGGCGCAAAAACGCCTGTTTTTCAAGCTCAGCCAAACCCGCGCCCTGCTCAGCAACCAGGAGATCGAACCCGAGAGTTCCCAGATTGCCGAAACCCTCGCGGTCAGCGATGAGGAGGTCGAGCAGATGGCCTTGCGCATGAGCGCCCGCGATGCCTCTCTCAATGTCGAACTCAGCGAAGGCAGCGACTACAGCCTGCTCGACACCCTGGCCGACGAGCGCAGCAATCAGGAAGAGCAGCTGGTTGAAAAGCAGCAAAGCCGCGCCCTTTCAACCCAGGTGCGCTCGGCCCTCAAGATCCTCAACCCGCGCGAACGGCGCATCATCCACCAGCGGGTGTTGAGTGATTCGCCGCGCACTCTCCAGGAGATCGCGGATGATTACGGCATCAGCCGCGAACGGGTCCGCCAGGTTGAACAGAACGCCATGCGCAAAATGCGCGAGCACCTCGAGCCGACCCTGGCCGCGGGCGAGTCCTAG
- a CDS encoding response regulator transcription factor yields MQAKILCVEDDPGILTLQLKLLERLGYQTLAARDGLEAFDLILRERPDAVVLDVMLPGCDGFTLADKIRRTDGINNTPVAFVSAKSDLGDFRHGFRCGAQIYLAKPFTSTALQTAVESLLQQGKTRPAVNTRKPAAPKPKGWFSL; encoded by the coding sequence ATGCAAGCCAAGATACTCTGCGTTGAAGACGATCCGGGCATTTTGACCTTGCAGTTGAAACTGCTCGAGCGCCTCGGCTACCAGACACTGGCGGCACGCGACGGCCTGGAAGCCTTCGATCTGATCCTGCGCGAGCGTCCCGACGCCGTGGTGCTCGACGTCATGCTGCCCGGTTGCGACGGCTTCACCCTGGCGGACAAAATTCGCCGCACCGACGGGATCAACAACACCCCCGTCGCCTTCGTTTCCGCTAAAAGCGACCTGGGCGATTTCCGCCACGGCTTTCGCTGCGGAGCCCAGATCTACCTCGCCAAACCCTTCACCAGCACCGCCTTGCAGACCGCCGTGGAGAGCCTGCTACAGCAGGGCAAGACGCGGCCCGCGGTGAACACGCGAAAACCCGCCGCGCCCAAACCCAAAGGCTGGTTCAGCCTCTAG
- a CDS encoding cytochrome c biogenesis protein ResB, translating into MFEKIWNWLTSLKLAIVLASLATLVIMIGSLVMHYYPMVFGDLDRVTLGDWYPEAARRAPWHTLWMPIAAVLLIAFAINTLCCLIDWLLRLRSRWRKTGEYLIHFGFCLLLIAFFWGNVSGYRTSGNLLAVGDTLELSNHAGLSLRLDDFQPVFDETGRRPLDMINHLTLLNGDRPIATAEARTNHPLMHRGLVVVPASFTREASGFRFVVPGRGQIALEPGKNLTLGNGEELRVKEFLPNARRMGERVVRMGGGLMAPALRLELHAEEKLLWEGWYFLREGPPQALLQRGLQLRPTEPLLRTYSVLTINYDPGARMALIGGLAMSAGVFIAIFSYYAKRTRQDRPDIE; encoded by the coding sequence ATGTTTGAAAAAATCTGGAATTGGCTGACCTCGCTCAAGCTGGCCATCGTGCTGGCGTCCCTGGCAACGCTGGTGATCATGATCGGTTCGCTGGTCATGCATTACTACCCCATGGTGTTTGGCGACCTCGACCGCGTCACCCTGGGCGACTGGTACCCCGAAGCGGCGCGGCGCGCACCCTGGCACACGCTGTGGATGCCCATCGCCGCCGTGCTGCTCATCGCTTTTGCCATCAACACCCTGTGCTGCCTCATCGATTGGCTGCTGCGGCTGCGCAGCCGCTGGCGCAAGACGGGTGAGTACCTGATTCATTTCGGTTTCTGCCTGCTGCTGATCGCCTTTTTCTGGGGCAACGTCTCCGGCTACCGCACCTCCGGCAACCTGCTGGCCGTGGGCGACACCCTGGAGTTGTCCAACCACGCGGGTTTGAGCCTGCGCCTGGATGATTTTCAGCCGGTGTTCGATGAAACCGGCCGCCGGCCCCTCGACATGATCAATCACCTCACCCTGCTCAACGGTGATCGTCCCATCGCCACCGCCGAGGCACGCACCAACCATCCCCTGATGCACCGCGGTCTGGTGGTGGTTCCGGCCAGCTTTACCCGCGAAGCCAGCGGCTTTCGCTTTGTCGTGCCGGGGCGCGGACAAATCGCCCTGGAGCCGGGAAAGAATCTCACTCTGGGCAACGGCGAGGAACTCAGAGTCAAGGAATTTCTGCCCAACGCCCGCCGCATGGGCGAGCGCGTGGTGCGCATGGGGGGCGGCCTGATGGCGCCGGCCCTGCGCCTGGAGCTGCATGCCGAGGAGAAGCTTCTGTGGGAAGGCTGGTATTTTCTACGTGAGGGGCCGCCCCAGGCGCTGCTGCAGCGCGGCCTGCAACTGCGGCCGACGGAACCGCTGCTGCGCACCTATTCCGTCCTCACCATCAACTACGACCCGGGGGCGAGAATGGCCCTGATTGGGGGGCTGGCCATGAGCGCTGGGGTGTTCATCGCCATTTTCTCCTACTACGCCAAGCGCACCCGCCAGGATCGCCCCGACATCGAGTAG
- the ccsA gene encoding cytochrome c biogenesis protein CcsA, whose protein sequence is MFSHESVLLLQVALALYLGAALVQVFLLGGERPALRRCALILTGIAFAAQTLYLGAAWIQEGYLPVTNLFSTLFFFSWAMGGTFLYFELRYRIGAAGLFVLGLTMLLLVGALRRGPMISPLIPALDTPLFTMHVAFSFMGYAMFAMAFSVAMAYLMPRFLRPPSMPARDLLRRHNEEAILLGFVFFSVCMITGSIWAYVAWGHWFSWNIKGVWSFIVWLFYAGMCHAKFVRRWQGEGYALLSIAGFGIVLFTYLGIGLLLQSNHPLE, encoded by the coding sequence ATGTTCAGTCACGAATCGGTGCTGCTTCTACAGGTTGCACTGGCACTCTACCTGGGCGCCGCCCTGGTACAAGTCTTTCTGCTCGGGGGAGAAAGGCCCGCCCTGCGCCGCTGCGCCCTGATCCTGACCGGCATCGCCTTTGCCGCCCAAACCCTCTACCTGGGCGCCGCCTGGATTCAGGAAGGCTACCTGCCGGTCACCAATTTGTTCTCGACCCTGTTCTTCTTCAGTTGGGCCATGGGTGGAACCTTTCTCTACTTCGAGCTGCGCTACCGCATCGGCGCGGCCGGCCTCTTCGTTCTCGGCCTGACCATGCTGTTGCTGGTGGGTGCGCTGCGTCGCGGGCCGATGATCTCGCCCCTGATCCCGGCCCTCGATACGCCTCTGTTCACCATGCACGTGGCTTTTTCGTTCATGGGCTATGCCATGTTCGCCATGGCCTTTTCCGTCGCCATGGCCTATCTCATGCCGCGCTTTCTGCGCCCACCCAGCATGCCGGCGCGCGATCTGCTGCGCCGGCACAATGAAGAGGCCATTCTGCTGGGCTTCGTGTTTTTCTCGGTGTGCATGATCACGGGCAGCATCTGGGCCTACGTCGCCTGGGGCCACTGGTTTTCCTGGAACATCAAGGGGGTCTGGTCCTTCATCGTGTGGCTGTTCTATGCCGGCATGTGCCACGCCAAATTCGTGCGCCGCTGGCAGGGCGAGGGTTATGCCCTGCTGTCCATCGCCGGCTTCGGCATCGTGCTGTTTACCTACCTGGGCATCGGCTTACTGCTGCAAAGCAACCATCCCTTGGAATAA
- a CDS encoding 6-carboxyhexanoate--CoA ligase: MLAFLPMDEAIYSVRMHAQRAGAHLCGAERLVPQARIEETAATLVRRALAHPRGRAEGLRLAVDLVDKEGVLHGRLPDVTTVRVGDFCSGRALAAQLLGGCGVTQAAARFALDTLAAGAAPDGRSMRGAMLVGAHSGRRLEPDAARGVRVTRMDLSARAEQSLGAALAPYGLDRVQVREALVLAAKVLAAPGVVAELCWSDDPDYLTGYVACAELGYVRITELKPRGDERGGRAFFVDERNLDLQGLCNFLERQVFLADDIGTVHPPREHL; this comes from the coding sequence ATGCTAGCTTTCCTGCCCATGGACGAGGCGATTTATAGCGTGCGCATGCACGCCCAGCGTGCCGGTGCCCACCTGTGCGGTGCCGAACGGCTGGTACCGCAGGCGCGCATCGAGGAGACGGCTGCCACCCTGGTGCGGCGAGCCTTGGCGCATCCGCGCGGCCGCGCCGAGGGCCTGCGTCTGGCCGTCGATCTGGTCGATAAGGAGGGGGTGCTGCACGGACGCCTGCCGGATGTAACCACGGTGCGGGTGGGCGACTTTTGCTCCGGGCGCGCCCTGGCCGCCCAACTACTTGGCGGCTGCGGCGTGACGCAGGCGGCCGCGCGCTTTGCCCTCGACACTTTGGCGGCGGGAGCGGCACCGGATGGGCGCAGCATGCGCGGCGCCATGCTGGTGGGAGCCCACAGCGGCCGGCGCCTGGAGCCCGACGCCGCGCGTGGGGTGCGGGTCACGCGCATGGATCTGTCGGCGCGCGCCGAGCAATCCCTGGGCGCGGCACTGGCCCCTTATGGCCTGGATCGCGTCCAGGTGCGTGAGGCCCTGGTCCTGGCGGCCAAGGTGCTGGCTGCACCGGGAGTGGTGGCCGAGTTATGCTGGTCGGACGATCCCGATTACCTCACCGGCTATGTGGCCTGCGCCGAGCTTGGCTATGTTCGGATTACCGAGCTTAAGCCGCGCGGCGATGAACGTGGGGGGCGTGCCTTTTTTGTCGATGAGCGCAACCTGGATCTCCAGGGTTTGTGCAATTTTCTTGAACGGCAGGTGTTTCTGGCCGATGACATCGGCACCGTGCATCCGCCGCGGGAGCATCTCTGA
- the bioF gene encoding 8-amino-7-oxononanoate synthase, translating into MEDYRRDLDALAQRGMLRFLRTVDGAQGPRVLLDGREVLLLCSNNYLGLAGHPRLCRAAADAALKYGSGSGASRLVSGSLALHEQLEQRIAAFKGTAAALVFNSGYAANTGILQGLSGPEDLIFSDALNHASIIDGCRLSRARTLVYPHGDVAALEDLMKKEQPRRRGRWFIVTDGVFSMDGDLAPLNELVTLKERYDALLMVDDAHGTGVLGDGGRGSGEEQGCLEHIDLHMGTLGKALGGFGAFVAAAQPIIDVLINRSRPFIFSTSLPPAVLGPALTAFELVDSEEGRRRRVALRRNREVFAAPLRAAGLDLCGSTTQIVPILTGAPQPTMDAAAALLERGIFVQGIRPPTVPEGRCRLRATVMADHDPQDLETAAATLVEILARRAQV; encoded by the coding sequence ATGGAGGACTACCGGCGCGACCTCGACGCCTTGGCGCAGCGCGGCATGCTGCGGTTTTTGCGCACGGTGGATGGCGCCCAGGGGCCGCGCGTGCTGCTCGATGGGCGCGAGGTGCTGCTGCTGTGTTCCAACAACTATCTGGGGTTGGCCGGCCATCCGCGCCTTTGCCGGGCCGCCGCCGACGCCGCTCTGAAGTACGGCAGCGGCAGTGGGGCGAGCCGACTGGTATCGGGCTCCCTGGCCCTGCATGAGCAGCTCGAGCAGCGCATCGCCGCCTTCAAGGGCACTGCTGCCGCCCTGGTGTTCAATTCGGGGTATGCCGCCAATACCGGCATTCTGCAGGGGCTCAGCGGACCCGAGGATTTGATTTTCTCCGATGCCCTCAACCATGCCTCCATCATCGACGGCTGTCGCCTGTCCAGGGCGCGCACCCTGGTCTATCCCCACGGCGACGTGGCGGCCCTCGAAGACCTGATGAAAAAGGAGCAACCCCGGCGACGCGGACGTTGGTTCATCGTCACCGACGGGGTGTTCAGCATGGATGGGGATTTGGCGCCCCTCAATGAACTGGTCACCCTCAAGGAGCGCTACGACGCCCTGCTCATGGTCGACGACGCCCACGGCACCGGGGTTTTGGGTGACGGCGGGCGGGGCAGCGGTGAAGAACAGGGCTGTCTGGAGCACATCGACCTGCACATGGGCACTCTGGGCAAGGCTCTGGGAGGTTTCGGCGCTTTTGTCGCCGCCGCGCAACCGATCATCGATGTTCTCATCAACCGCTCCCGGCCGTTCATCTTTTCCACCAGCTTGCCCCCGGCGGTGTTGGGTCCGGCCCTGACCGCCTTCGAACTGGTGGATTCGGAGGAGGGGCGGCGGCGCCGTGTCGCCCTGCGACGCAACCGCGAGGTATTCGCCGCGCCCCTGCGCGCCGCGGGATTGGATCTGTGCGGTAGCACCACGCAGATCGTGCCGATTCTTACCGGAGCCCCCCAGCCCACCATGGACGCGGCGGCCGCCCTGCTCGAGCGCGGCATCTTCGTGCAGGGCATTCGCCCGCCGACGGTGCCCGAAGGCCGCTGTCGGCTGCGCGCCACGGTCATGGCCGATCACGACCCCCAGGATCTGGAAACGGCCGCGGCCACTCTTGTTGAGATTTTAGCCCGTCGCGCTCAGGTTTGA
- a CDS encoding alpha/beta fold hydrolase, with product MNTLTLADGRALAYRETGHGRPLLLLHGWSLSSAAFSELLTELGREFRVIAPDLRGHGFSAAAQGCGLDDFAADLHALITAMDLDRLALGGWSLGGQVALRLAQALPERIERLLLIATTPRFVSAEDWPHGLPVGQVRSLGRNLQRAFEKTLGEFFNLLFGADEISSDRYRQILGFAVRAGRLPHPDTALGALDTLRDVDLRGELTAIGCPTLVLHGREDRIIPPGAGRFVAQAIAGARWCEMPGVGHAPFFSRPAQTLDLFREFLS from the coding sequence ATGAACACCCTGACCCTTGCCGACGGCCGCGCTCTGGCCTACCGCGAGACCGGCCATGGCCGCCCGCTGCTGCTGTTGCACGGCTGGTCCTTGTCCTCGGCGGCCTTTAGTGAATTGCTGACGGAGTTGGGCCGGGAATTTCGCGTCATCGCCCCCGATCTGCGCGGTCATGGCTTTTCCGCCGCGGCGCAGGGGTGCGGTCTGGATGATTTCGCCGCCGATCTGCACGCCCTGATCACCGCGATGGATCTCGACCGCCTGGCTCTGGGCGGCTGGTCCCTGGGCGGGCAGGTGGCTTTGCGTTTGGCTCAAGCTCTGCCGGAGCGCATCGAGCGATTGCTGTTGATCGCCACCACGCCGCGCTTTGTCAGCGCAGAGGATTGGCCGCACGGATTGCCCGTCGGGCAGGTACGCAGCCTGGGGCGCAACCTGCAACGCGCCTTCGAGAAGACCTTGGGCGAATTTTTCAACCTCCTGTTCGGTGCCGATGAGATCAGCTCCGATCGCTACCGGCAGATTCTCGGCTTTGCGGTGCGTGCGGGGCGCCTGCCCCATCCCGACACGGCACTCGGAGCGCTCGACACTCTGCGCGATGTCGATCTGCGCGGCGAACTCACTGCCATCGGCTGCCCGACCCTGGTGTTGCATGGTCGCGAAGATCGGATCATCCCGCCGGGGGCGGGGCGCTTTGTGGCTCAGGCGATTGCCGGGGCGCGTTGGTGCGAAATGCCCGGCGTGGGCCATGCTCCTTTTTTCAGTCGTCCCGCCCAGACCCTGGACCTTTTTCGAGAATTTCTCTCATGA
- a CDS encoding methyltransferase domain-containing protein codes for MSAVLVQRVREHFSCHAEEYDRFARVQKIVAARLVAQASPLIPAGRVLDVGTGTGEVARCLRERDPGRPLLVCDLAPGMTRHAVASLPNALAADGDAQSLPFVAGVFAGVLSASVYQWMNDLPEAFREARRVLADEGLFAFALFGEGTLFELRASHRQAVAEMQPGGCSHVQEFPSRQGVAAALEAGGFRILRLWSENEVEWHETVPDLLRALKKIGAQNASDQRPPGLASRRVMQRMNDIYRARFAHEGRIPATYEVIYGLACKGW; via the coding sequence ATGAGCGCGGTGTTGGTGCAGCGGGTGCGGGAGCATTTTTCCTGCCACGCCGAGGAGTACGACCGTTTTGCTCGGGTGCAGAAAATCGTCGCGGCGCGCCTGGTCGCCCAGGCCTCGCCGTTAATACCTGCCGGTCGCGTGCTCGATGTGGGCACCGGCACCGGCGAGGTGGCCCGCTGCCTGCGTGAACGCGACCCTGGACGGCCCCTGTTGGTGTGCGACCTGGCGCCGGGCATGACCCGGCATGCCGTTGCATCTCTGCCCAATGCGCTGGCCGCCGACGGCGATGCTCAGTCGCTGCCTTTTGTCGCCGGCGTCTTTGCGGGGGTTTTGTCGGCCTCGGTCTACCAGTGGATGAATGATTTGCCGGAAGCTTTTCGCGAAGCCCGGCGGGTTCTTGCCGATGAGGGGCTGTTTGCGTTTGCTTTGTTTGGTGAGGGAACCCTGTTCGAGCTGCGTGCCTCACACCGCCAGGCGGTGGCCGAAATGCAACCCGGTGGCTGTTCCCACGTGCAGGAATTTCCGAGCCGCCAAGGCGTGGCCGCAGCCCTGGAGGCAGGCGGTTTTCGGATTTTGCGCCTGTGGAGCGAGAACGAGGTGGAGTGGCATGAGACGGTGCCGGATTTGCTGCGCGCCCTGAAGAAGATCGGTGCCCAAAACGCCAGCGACCAGCGCCCTCCCGGCCTGGCCTCGCGCCGGGTCATGCAGCGGATGAACGATATCTACCGCGCGCGCTTTGCACACGAGGGACGGATTCCGGCGACCTACGAGGTGATTTACGGCTTGGCCTGCAAGGGTTGGTAG
- a CDS encoding class I SAM-dependent rRNA methyltransferase: MKIILAAGRERRLLSGHPWVFSNEIQRVEGAPEPGDSVAVHSARGAFLGCGHYNPRSLISVRLLSSKPQDIDLPEFFQARIAQALAYRRATYGELDGVRLVYGESDFLPGLVVDRYGPVLSLQFLSLGMDRRRDLIVAALQKLLEPRAVVARNDVGVRELEGLPQQVEVLAGEVPEQVMVSENGLRFAVDILGGQKTGHFLDQKENHQALRDRVGDGRVLDLFCYSGAWAVHAAHYGAREVLGVDISAAALALARGNAERNGLAERCRFTQGDVFEVLRDLAAQGERFDTIVLDPPAFVKSKKRLAEAVRGYLTINRRAMELLAPGGFLFTCSCSYHMERELFLDTLRQAAAKANRTLRLVEVRGQALDHPVLLACPETDYLKCVILQAL, encoded by the coding sequence ATGAAGATCATTCTCGCCGCCGGTCGCGAGCGGCGCCTTCTTAGCGGGCACCCCTGGGTGTTCAGCAATGAAATCCAACGCGTGGAGGGAGCGCCGGAACCCGGCGACAGCGTTGCGGTACACAGCGCCAGGGGGGCGTTCCTTGGTTGCGGCCACTATAACCCGCGTTCCCTCATCAGCGTGCGCCTGCTGTCCTCAAAGCCTCAAGACATCGATCTCCCGGAATTTTTCCAAGCGCGCATTGCCCAGGCCCTGGCCTACCGCCGGGCCACCTACGGTGAGCTCGACGGCGTACGGCTGGTTTACGGCGAAAGCGATTTTCTACCCGGCCTGGTGGTGGACCGCTATGGGCCGGTGCTGTCCCTGCAATTTCTCAGCCTGGGCATGGACCGGCGGCGCGATCTGATCGTCGCGGCGCTGCAAAAGCTGCTGGAGCCGCGGGCCGTGGTGGCACGCAACGATGTCGGGGTACGCGAACTCGAAGGGTTGCCCCAGCAAGTCGAAGTGCTCGCGGGGGAGGTTCCCGAACAGGTCATGGTCAGCGAAAACGGGCTGCGGTTTGCCGTGGACATCCTGGGGGGCCAGAAAACCGGTCATTTTCTCGATCAGAAGGAAAATCACCAGGCCCTGCGGGACCGCGTTGGGGACGGGCGGGTCTTGGATCTGTTTTGCTACTCGGGCGCCTGGGCGGTGCATGCCGCTCATTACGGCGCCCGCGAGGTTCTCGGCGTCGATATCTCCGCCGCTGCCCTGGCCCTGGCGCGCGGCAACGCCGAACGCAATGGTCTCGCCGAGCGCTGCCGCTTCACCCAGGGGGATGTTTTCGAGGTTCTGCGCGATCTTGCCGCCCAGGGGGAGCGCTTCGACACCATCGTCCTTGATCCCCCGGCCTTTGTGAAAAGCAAAAAACGTCTCGCCGAGGCGGTGCGCGGCTACCTCACCATCAATCGTCGCGCCATGGAACTGCTGGCGCCCGGTGGGTTTCTTTTCACCTGCTCGTGCTCCTACCACATGGAGCGTGAACTCTTCCTCGACACCCTGCGCCAGGCCGCCGCCAAGGCCAATCGCACCCTGCGCCTGGTCGAAGTGCGCGGACAGGCCCTGGATCATCCGGTCCTTCTGGCCTGCCCCGAAACCGACTATCTCAAATGCGTCATCCTGCAGGCGCTGTAG
- a CDS encoding ArsR/SmtB family transcription factor: protein MEFDKTLSFDREAEILKVLGHPVRLKIVAGLMSQSCNVKKIWECLELPQATVSQHLALLKNKHIIQGQRDGVEVFYHVVSEEARKVVAALLGPRP from the coding sequence ATGGAATTCGACAAAACTCTCTCCTTTGACCGGGAGGCGGAAATTCTCAAGGTTCTCGGCCACCCGGTCCGTCTCAAGATCGTGGCCGGCCTGATGTCCCAGTCCTGCAATGTCAAAAAAATCTGGGAATGTCTCGAACTTCCCCAGGCCACCGTCTCCCAGCATCTCGCCTTGCTGAAAAACAAACACATCATCCAAGGACAGCGCGATGGCGTGGAAGTTTTTTACCATGTCGTTTCCGAGGAAGCGCGCAAAGTCGTTGCCGCGCTGCTCGGCCCGCGCCCCTGA
- a CDS encoding calcium/sodium antiporter — protein sequence MSMVLTVLVFCAGLLLLYYGAEALVNGSSRLAFSFGVRPLIVGMTVIAFATSMPEFMISLLAAFKGSSDIAAGNIIGSNIANIGLILGVAGLMMPMAVARTTLWREIPFMIGVSVLLYLFALDGMLGFGNGLILFLLLMGFLWYCLKTARSGRALDADAEPGRAREDEARWRHGLFILVGMVGLGLGAELMVRSAVIIATALGISELVIGMTVVALGTSLPELGASVVSALKGEMDLSVGNVIGSNIFNVLFVLGICPMIRPLSIDPSVLRFELPIMLAFSIALIPLLRPGMRLNRPRGALLLCAYVVFIGALFV from the coding sequence ATGAGTATGGTCCTGACCGTTCTGGTTTTTTGCGCCGGGCTGCTGCTGCTCTATTACGGCGCCGAGGCCCTGGTCAACGGCAGCTCGCGCCTGGCGTTTTCCTTCGGCGTGCGCCCGCTGATCGTCGGCATGACGGTCATTGCCTTTGCCACCAGCATGCCCGAGTTCATGATTTCGTTGCTGGCGGCCTTCAAGGGTTCCTCGGACATCGCCGCGGGCAACATCATCGGCTCGAATATCGCCAATATCGGACTGATCCTCGGCGTGGCCGGCCTGATGATGCCCATGGCCGTGGCACGCACCACCCTGTGGCGCGAGATCCCCTTCATGATCGGCGTCTCGGTGCTGCTTTATCTGTTTGCCCTGGACGGGATGCTTGGTTTTGGCAATGGGCTCATCCTGTTTCTGCTGCTCATGGGCTTTTTGTGGTATTGCCTGAAAACCGCACGCAGCGGCCGAGCCCTGGACGCCGACGCCGAACCGGGCCGCGCGCGCGAGGACGAGGCCCGCTGGCGCCATGGCCTGTTCATCCTGGTGGGGATGGTCGGGTTGGGCCTGGGGGCCGAACTCATGGTGCGCTCGGCGGTAATCATCGCCACCGCGCTGGGTATTTCCGAACTGGTCATCGGCATGACCGTGGTGGCTCTGGGAACCAGCCTGCCCGAACTGGGGGCTTCCGTAGTCAGCGCCTTGAAAGGCGAGATGGATCTGAGCGTCGGCAATGTCATCGGCAGCAACATCTTCAACGTTCTGTTTGTGCTTGGCATCTGCCCCATGATTCGTCCCCTGAGCATCGACCCGTCGGTATTGCGTTTTGAACTGCCGATCATGCTGGCCTTTAGCATCGCCCTCATCCCCTTGCTGCGGCCGGGAATGCGGCTCAATCGGCCACGCGGAGCGCTGTTGCTCTGCGCCTACGTAGTTTTTATAGGAGCTTTGTTCGTATGA